The Rhizoctonia solani chromosome 14, complete sequence genome has a segment encoding these proteins:
- a CDS encoding calcium/calmodulin-dependent protein kinase, whose product MPPQTVPCQYRTGKTLGSGTYAVVKEAVHIKTNKYYACKVINKKLMEGREHMVRNEIAVLKKVSSGHKNIVTLHDYFETAHNLYLVFDLCTGGELFDRICAKGNYYEADAAELVRTIMLAVQHIHDAGIVHRDLKPENLLFRTKAEDADIMIADFGLSRVMDDDKFTLLTEVCGTPGYMAPEIFKKSGHHKPVDIWAMGVITYFLLCGYTPFDRDNQQQEMEAIIRGDYRFEPAEYWANVSETAKDFVRYCLTIDPNKRPTAAQALEHKWLVDISQHFVPESETGQPTNLLPHIQKQFDARKTFRKAVLGMMAMRRMSTMPMKTSQLALDVEQYRKDAEEEHVDEVLAKPEDLSSPSTPTAATSSTPPPSSTPPAPSSVPPAAVHAPVPTTPSMTQTQASPKAPSPAPNLPKAPSPAPPSTSSSDGGKRGGGSHRSSSGHWWQRLTRHLP is encoded by the exons ATGCCACCCCAGACCGTGCCGTGCCAG TACCGAACGGGCAAGACGCTCGGAAGCGGCACTTACGCCGTCGTAAAGGAGGCAGTCCATATCAAGACCAACAAGTACTATGCTTGCAAGGTCATTAACAAGAAGCTCATGGAGGGTCGCGAGCACATG GTACGCAATGAGATTGCGGTGCTGAAAAAGGTGTCGAGCGGACACAAGAATATCGTGACTCTTCACGATTATTTCGAGACGGCCCACAACCTCTATCTCGTATTCGACTTGTGTACGGGTGGCGAGTTGTTTGACCGCATTTGCGCCAAGGGCAATTACTACGAGGCCGATGCCGCCGAGCTTGTCCGGACCATCATGCTCGCTGTTCAGCACATCCACGATGCGGGCATCGTTCATCGTGATCTCAAGCCCGAAAACTTGCTGTTCCGCACCAAAGCGGAGGATGCAGATATCATGATTGCTGATTTCGGTCTCTCTCGCGTCATGGACGACGACAAGTTCACCCTCCTTACTGAAGTCTGTGGTACTCCAGGCTACATGGCTCCCGAGATCTTCAAGAAGT CCGGTCACCACAAGCCCGTCGACATCTGGGCAATGGGTGTCATCACATACTTCTTGCTGTGTGGATACACGCCATTTGATCGTGATAACCAACAGCAAGAAATGGAGGCCATCATCCGTGGCGACTATCGCTTTGAGCCAG CTGAGTATTGGGCTAACGTCTCCGAGACTGCCAAGGACTTTGTTCGTTACTGCCTAACCATCGATCCTAACAAGCGTCCGACCGCCGCTCAGGCACTTGAGCACAAATGGCTAGTTGACATTTCTCAGCACTTCGTGCCTGAGAGTGAGACAGGCCAGCCCACCAACTTGTTGCCCCACATTCAGAAGCAATTTGATGCTCGCAAGACCT TCCGCAAGGCCGTACTTGGCATGATGGCAATGCGCCGCATGTCCACGATGCCGATGAAGACGTCGCAACTCGCGCTGGATGTCGAGCAATACCGGAAGGATGCAGAGGAG GAACACGTCGACGAGGTACTTGCAAAGCCTGAGGATCTTAGTTCACCATCTACCCCCACTGCCGCTACTTCTTCTACCCCTCCCCCTTCATCTACGCCACCTGCCCCGTCCTCTGTTCCACCTGCTGCTGTGCACGCTCCTGTTCCTACTACCCCATCCATgacccaaacccaagcctCTCCTAAAGCTCCTTCTCCTGCCCCCAATCTTCCTAAAGCCCCATCACCGGCTCCCCCATCTACCAGCAGTTCGGACGGTGGCAAGCGTGGCGGGGGATCTCATCGTTCCAGTTCCGGACACTGGTGGCAGCGGTTGACGCGCCATTTGCCGTAA